The genomic segment gtctgtactgtaaatacagtATCATGGGAGATTGTATAGCTACAGGTCTGTACTGTTAATACTGTATCATGAGAGACTGTATAGCTACAggtctgtactgtaaatacagtATCATGGGAGACTGTATAGCTACaagtctgtactgtaaatacagtATCATGGGAGATTGTATAGCTACAggtctgtactgtaaatacagtGTCATGGGAGACTGTATAGCTACAggtctgtactgtaaatacagtGTCATGGGAGACTGTATAGCTACAggtctgtactgtaaatacagtATCATGAGAGACTGTATAGCTACaagtctgtactgtaaatacagtGTCATGAGAGACTATAGCTACAGGTCTGTACTGTGAATACAGTATCATGGGAGACTATAGCTACAggtctgtactgtaaatacagtATCATGAGAGACTGTATAGCTATATAGCTACAggtctgtactgtaaatacagtGTCATGAGAGACTGTATAGCTACAggtctgtactgtaaatacagtGTCATGGGAGACTGTATAGCTACAggtctgtactgtaaatacagtATCATGGGAGACTGTATAGCTACAggtctgtactgtaaatacagtATCATGGGAGACTGTATAGCTACAggtctgtactgtaaatacagtATTATGGGAGACTGTACAGGTCTGTACTACATATACCTGTGTCACTTCATTCTggctatatatattatcagaCATATCATCTACAGTTGTTTTTTGCAAGTACCTCTTCGATGCAATTCAATTTGTAACGCCTTTATAAAATCAATCCACCAAGtctaaacatttacaacaaaagaagaacttttattttcataacCTTTTCAAAATCTTAGAATAATCTAGAATTGAGGGGAAACTACCCTTTTTGGACCATAGGGGAAAATCAGTTCTAAAATGGGGAAATTTTTAACATCACAAAGTTCCggttttttgctttaaaaactCATTTTCCAAGTAAAAACAGCAAATGGTTAATTTGGAAAGCAAATCTGGAGTATTTGGGAATATCAGTGAATTTAACAGAATTCTGAGGGgaaatggaacaaaatcctgAGGGGAAACTACCCATAAACGGTAGTAAAAAATCCCTAGCTTGATCCCTGCAATGCATTTAATCTGTGTAATCAATATTCAATTTGTGGTAATAAAtgtcgtgttttttttttttcatgcacATCAATTCCTTCCTGATAACCAAAACAGCGTAAGTATTTATCTTTTACTcctaagttttttgtttttgttttttttttgttttgttttttaagaaaatatatatacaaaaatgtatatatatttaattgttttattttcccaCTTTGTTGTTTTTAGATAAGGAAGGTGTTGCTATGATTAATGCACTAGACacaaatgtttatacatgtcTACAACTGATCTgatcaaactttatattttctGATAATGAATGACTTTTAGAAATTTCATTGAAAGAAATTGTATTGATAAGACTTACCGGTAGTAGTAAAGATCAAGTCAGTGATGGAGTTATTCCTGTTATAGattgtttatttggtttattacTCCTGAATATACTTACAAATTGGTGTTGAATGTCTAATTGTAGAATACTCTTTGTATGTATTCGTTATTGTTTTTCAGGTTGATAAGCCTTGCATTTGCAGCAGCAGTTGGTATTACATTTTTGGTGTTAGGATGTGCTCTTCCACAGTTCAAGTAAGCATGATTTCTTATTGTAAATTGAGAAAGTTATGCAAATATTTCATACAGGCCATAACTGATTATCTAATCACAACGAATTTAAAATTGATCTAAACAGaagtaaattttcaaagttaaaaAGAGTACTGTATAAAGATTCACAtgctggtacatgtacatggtacTTTAATGGTATTGAAAATaggatatatatactggtacttACATTCTACCTGATTTACCTGATCTTTGGACTATTAGTATCGTAAGCATTATGCTTCTAGACCTCCGTGAAttagacttgtatcacagccTCCTAGCTATGTAAAGACATCTTACCAAGTTGAGCATAACCATTGAGTTTAAagcatatatgtacacatataaaaaTCCAGATCAGTTTAAACTACAATTCCAAAAATTACTTAATCCAACAACAGctatattatcaaaatacacatatttatgGTAACCTTTTAATTTTCCTTCAGCAACTGGTGGCCTTTGTTTGTGCTCTTTTTCTATATTTTGGCTCCTCTGCCAATCACCCTTTCCAAGAGATGTATGAATTCGTTTGACACGACCAGTAGTGCCTGCTTAGAAATGGCCATCTTCGTCACCACAGGGATAGTTGTGTCCTCAATGGGTTTACCAGTGGTATTCGCTCATGTCAGTGTGGTAAGTTAGTCTAGGGAAATCCTACCATTGTGGAAGTATACAACAGTTAACTGGTAATTTATATTGATGTGACTTTATCACTGAACTTGTGTGGAAATCATAAAATACTGCTAGTTATTCGTGTACatgaaattacaaaatacacTTTTCACGAAAAGGCTGAAATGTTCTAATAGGattttatctaagaatgtagaaatatttatttttttcagtatgGTACCTTTCAGTTTAACATCTTTCAAAAGAGCATCCATTATCAACTACATAAACTCATCGGGGGACACAATGCCTGATACGTTCTGAAAATCTTGTCTTCCACTTATTGTTCATGGACAGCTCTAAGTGGGTGAACCATTATATGATGTTTATGTATGCATAATAATCAAACAAACCTTCAGCTCATGTAAGCTAATAAAATATTCTATGTTACAGATCCAGTGGGGAGCATGTGCTTTGGTGTTGGCAgctaacactgtagtgttttTGACAATTCTTGGCTATTTCTATGTATTCGACAGTGACGACCTAGACTATTCAATGTGGTAAACATCGGAATGTGTATAGAAAGTCACCCAGCGTTATATTCAGCAGTCAACATTCAACATATACCTGGACATTGTTGAGTTTTTCCAAGCCACTATCTCTACAGACCATGATGAGGTCAGTTGGGGTTGCCAGAAGAAAACAGTCAATTGAGAATCTCTTGGATATTGGCAATATTAATTAAAAACCTGTATTTctatctgtaaaataaaaaccaCAGGTTTGTATAACCGGAATACATTAATGTATGCAGCCAAACTATTTTATAagtcaaatatttacattgtcggATACCCACGTTTGATTGCACTACACTACACTTATCAAGTGCAATCAATCGTGGGTTTACCACAATGGATATTTAATGTCTCTACAGTTTCTTAAACATGATTTAAATTTTTCTGTagtattatatttaattatgttatttaatctataatttgtaaatgataatttgGATTAAAATTTGATTAACTCTACAGTATGTAATACtgcataacaatatatttacTATGTATGTACAGGCATGTAGTAGATACATTAACTAtgttgtacaggtatatttacAGGAGTGTAAAGTGcttatatatttactgtacataaacACAATTACTGTATagtataaaatatgaaatttattgcaTGTACATAGTAGTAAgttaagtaaattgtatttacTACATAACTGTATAGAGTTTagctgtgtacatgtatttattttatagactttatatttactgtaaagtCCTTATTTTTACTCTATGACACTTAAATATACAGCAGTTTTATTTTTGCTAAACATACAGCATTACAAATACACTCGAAATTGAAACTGCACAAATCGATTGCTTTTCCAAGTCAATTTATTGTGTCACCTCCAATGGATGTAGAAAAGGCGGCACATAGGTGTTGCTTTTCCGACAGCAGCAGCGTCAACAATGTTAAGGTTTTGTGTTTAGCTCTGTTTCTGCCAAAGCTAGACCTACAAAACCTCAGTTGTAGCATGGGCAGCAGAACCTGCTACACTGAAAAATTTCATGGATTTCTGCATTTTTGCAgtaaaaatctcaaatttctggactggggggggggggaccaaTGTTATGTTTTACGTTTGGCTCCGGTATATTAGGCTGTTTCTGACAAACTCTAAAAGCAAGAGCAACCAAACTTGGGTTAAAGGTATATCATGGTATGTATAGTTGAACACATTACACTCTTTACTAATATGTTTacgatttttgtattttttgggTAAAACCTCAAATTTCTGGACTTAAAAGAAAAGCAATAAATTGTATTAGTCTTCAAATATATCCTTGAGTCCCCATGTAACATGCTTAGTATACTGAAAAAGTGGGACAGACGACACATTTATTTTCACGTATTTCTTGTTGAGGATATACCAGGTATGATAGAAAACAGTTttgcattaaaaaaaaccccacataTTTGTTCCTTAAGATAAAACCATGTATACCATAGTGACTTGGCACTGATTTCCAACCCTCCAGTATTACTATACCGTAATACATATATGAATAGTCGGTTGGAAATTTGTGACAAACCCCTGATAGTTCATCAGTAGAGTGCTATTTTGTGAAATTGACTAGGGAGGGCATTGTACAGTTAGTTTGTCTAAGTGTAACATTTACATTAGTCAAGTGATTTGTCAGTAACTGTGTTGATGTGCTGTAGTATTTAGAGCATTACTGGTTCTGTGCTTAACTTATGACAGGATgggatatattttgataaacataCTGGAATTGTATAGTGCTAATTTCTACATGTACTAATTCTAGTACCTGTATGATTTTGTTATGTTTGCATACATTAcataactacactgtacatttaCCGTTTAATTTAGCTCAAACTACTGGTACTGGTATGGCTGCACTATCATATTTAGCACACTTTAATGATATGGTATTAGATTACCGGTATGATATTACGCACATACTGGACAGTGGTACGTTGTTGAATtatgatacagtgtatttaGGACACCATACTATTATGACATTGAATACATTGAATTTATCTGATAATTAAGAACACATTATTGGTATGATTGTAACcttggtaaatactagccacaatatactcCTCATAGCTCGATTTGTTGATCGTAAGTCAGTCGGggtattgaaataaattttgataatgaCCTCTGTCACATTGACACCCATGTAAGGACACAGAATTTATACTTTACTTTCACAAGATCGCTGTAACCCCTGGAAAGTCAGGACAGGTTCTTTCTTGGAGGGTGTGTTTtaaaccctggtaaatactggTCACAATATACCTTTTCACTGGAGAAGTCTTATCTTAAGCTCAATCGGTTAAGGATAAGACTTGTAAgtcagaggtcctgggttcaatACCCTCCTGGGTTCAATACCCAACAGAgacaaaataaatatcattaataaGGACCTCTGTCATGATGTTGAGCAAACAATTTTAGCACACATTACCGATGTGTTGTTGAAGTATCATATTTTAGCACACATTACCGATGTGTTGTTGAAGTATCATATTTTAGCACACATTACCGATATGGATGTGCTGTCATATTTTGCTGTAATAGATTGCACTTCATTTTGTAAAGTATTTAGAATGTCATGTCCAGTTATGATAGTGCTGTCATACCGGGTTTTCagtatacattaaatattaattgtataagtgtgttatatgtattatatttatcatttatgcACAAATAACTTGTTTATTACTAAGATCTGTTAGTCTGGTAGCACATCCTTAATCCTAAGATCTGTTAGTCTGGTAGCACCACCTTAATCCTTGTAGTGTTTGATTGACATATATGAGGTTCTTTATGAGAGTTTAATGGAATGTTACAATGTCCAGACATAACACATTAGTATAAAGAAGATTGCAAATAACACCAGATGCTAAAACTCAACTGTAAGTCGAGGGAAAAAAGGAAGTGAATTCAACAGTAAgtttttataatcaaaatgtttgtacatatatatgtaaaattttgTCTGTGTACATCTTGTGAAAATGTCTTTGATGTCAGAGAacagagttttttttataaatctatatttgtacGAACATGCTGTATAATTGTCAGAATATAATTGTACATAGTGTCAATTCTGCCATCGCCATATATGAGACACAAATTAATAACAAAAGTAACATCAGTTATTTTTTAAGTACAGTGACCCTTTGATACTGTTTTTGTACTCAGCAGAATTCTGTAAAATTATTTCAGAGGAAAAAGGCTTTGTATCTGTCAATATTGTGTGTCACATTGTATCACATCTTACTTCATTGTCAAAAACAACTTGGgtcttgatatatacattagtTAATCGTTTAGAGACGGGGAATTTGTGAAGGTTTTCAGAGATATCGTATATAGTTATGCCAATACATCATGTACATGCAGTTAAATCAAATTCTAAAATACAGATGTACAAtatgttgtatacattgtataataaatgaaatattttactacaatgtttgtgtaatacaatgtacacatatGCTTTCAATGACAGtcattacaatatacatattgtataaatgtattgaaattgattgatacaatatattacacCAAATTTATATTGTACTgtacataaatacaatatattgtactACACATGCAGTCAATAGAGACCAATTTCAACACTTGTACATTAAGTTGTTGGTAAATACAAAACTATATCACAATATTATGGTATTGGTAAAATACATATGCTAGACTGTATTTCATAGAATCATAATTCCTCTGAAACGATAAAACATCATCATAAGGTATAATCAttacattatgatattaacattgAATGTTATTTAGTGATAAATTCCTTTGTTGACTTGAAAATACTTCAGTCATTTCCTGATACAGACTTTTCAGGATACCCCATATGAACAAATAGTAGTTTTAGTAACTGTTCAGTATATAAATCAAATTCATTGATTATGGTTATATATAGGATTTAATAGCAACCataataaatacaatcattTGCTTTTATGCTgtataaaaaaattctttttttttgggtATCATATCGATTTGTAGAATATAAGGAAAAAAAGTATCCGGGTAATTCAGTAACTTACTTGTGTAGGTCTGTAAAACCTCTTCACGGAGTACCAACCACAGTGATTATGTCAAACAGATAAACTGGTGTAACGTCCTATCATTACCACAACCTTTATTGGTATGGTACCAGTTTTCAGAGCATTGTTCATGATCATCTTTCTTGTAGCATTGTGGTGCCCTCATTaagtttttatacattttattttcattatgataACTTTATATGTGATTGCCTGGGTGTATGTCCGTTTTTCCCAATCTATTAAGCCTTGTACCAATTTGTTAGACTTGCACAATGTTTTCTGTTGTTCCTACTGTGGCCCACTCATGGCTCTTTACCCCTTGATTCGTCCTTTAAACTCACACTAGGTATTGGTGGAGGAAGCTATCTATGAACACAGTAAGCATACTCAACTGTTAGTCTGTACatacagttacctcccttagccCTACTCCACAGGTTAGGGCACTTAAACGGTATCTAAATGTGGATATGTAGATGTTAGTAAGGAAATGTCATCAACTTGGAATTAATGtgatttttatgaaaaacaatTTTCGATATAGAAGAAATGAAACAAGTGTCAGTTTTTGCTTTACTACCTGAAATTAATTCTGGATTAAGTTTAGACTTACTAACCAGAAGATACTAATCTACAGGTATTGCTGTGTTAGCAGATAACCACACTGGTCACAAAATATATTCTCACTGTTCACATAGAGAGAAAATCTAGGGTTGCCAGAGGCAGTAACAAATTGTTGGAATGCCAGCAATGAAACGCATAAAGACAGTGCAATAATCTGTATGTTGGTATATTAATGTAAATCATATTTGTAACATAGCATTTGACATAGTACTGTCTATAGTACTAAGATGGTCTTTGATTTGACATAGTTAAACCCACCTGTACATTACGTATTGACTTGCTCTCCGTCAATCTATACACCAGATTCATTTTACATGTGGACATAGTAATTCTACAACTTTTGGTACTGAGGTCTGTTAGTACTGTAGtaattgtttataatgaaaCTCTTTATCACCACTTCTGAATTAGATTCATCATATATTGTAGCACATTGCCCACTCAGTATTGTTATTAATTGTAATTATGACTTATCACTGATACCAGTGTCGAGAAATTTTAGGGACCGATAAACAGTACAgcaatttcaaaaattgaagTTTCCCGATATTTTTAGTCTAAaattaggtaaaaaaaaaggggggcagGTCGGGTGATTTTTCCTTCAAAATAGAGATAATTGGCAATTACAGTACATTAATAATTGATTTCCTATCAATGTAATTTGAAGTTATGGGTTATCTTAATCAAAAGGATTCAATATATTCACCATTAGTTAATTGGTCTTCACATGATGAGCATGGCGACCTgcaaatttcattttatggTATCTAGATATTATTTGTGattgtcatattttatatttgccATTGttattt from the Pecten maximus chromosome 4, xPecMax1.1, whole genome shotgun sequence genome contains:
- the LOC117325606 gene encoding leptin receptor overlapping transcript-like 1, which translates into the protein MSCFFFFMHINSFLITKTALISLAFAAAVGITFLVLGCALPQFNNWWPLFVLFFYILAPLPITLSKRCMNSFDTTSSACLEMAIFVTTGIVVSSMGLPVVFAHVSVIQWGACALVLAANTVVFLTILGYFYVFDSDDLDYSMW